Proteins encoded in a region of the Strix uralensis isolate ZFMK-TIS-50842 chromosome Z, bStrUra1, whole genome shotgun sequence genome:
- the CARTPT gene encoding cocaine- and amphetamine-regulated transcript protein: MESCRALALCAVAAALLLGARGQGPTPPRRTRDLGSPGGGGGGTSREKELIEALQEVLEKLKSKRVPHYEKKFGQVPMCDAGEQCAVRKGARIGKLCDCPRGTSCNSFLLKCL, translated from the exons ATGGAGAGCTGCCGGGCGCTGGCGCTCTGCGCCGTGGCGGCCGCGCTGCTGCTGGGCGCCCGCGGGCAGGGGCCCACCCCGCCGCGCCGCACCCGCGACCTGGGGTCccccggaggcggcggcggcggcacctccCGAGAGAAAGAGCTG ATCGAGGCGCTGCAGGAGGTGCTGGAGAAGCTGAAGAGCAAGCGGGTCCCGCACTACGAGAAGAAGTTCGGGCAGGTGCCCATG TGCGACGCCGGGGAGCAGTGCGCCGTGAGGAAGGGGGCCCGCATCGGGAAGCTCTGCGACTGCCCCCGGGGGACTTCGTGCAATTCCTTCCTCCTCAAGTGCCTGTAA